GCTATTAAATTTTCTGTGGTAATGCCCTGCTCTCTAAGCgggtaatagatagatagatagatagatagatagatagatagatagatagatagatagatagatagatagatagatagatagatagatagatagatagatagatagatagatagatagatagatagatagatagatagatagagtttattttaatacataaactATTGTGTCTTTACAGATGTAAAAATCTTGCTAGTTAATTAACAAACGCTGTTCCTACCCAAACGCTGAGTCTACCCACTTTTTAATTCACCCGTAAGCGCCCTCTTGTGGTCAAACAAAGCCATAAAAGAGTTAGTGGGTATTCTCGCTATTAAATTTTCTGTGGTAATGCCCTGCACTCTAAGCgggtaatagatagatagatagatagatagatagatagatagatagatagatagatagatagatagatagatagatagatagatagatagatagatagatagatagattttccTGTCACTACAAACTGCTTCACACTCTTCTCCAGCAGAGGGCGCTAAAAGATTAAAAACCATATACAGTCTATGGCAAAAATCCCCCTTTTAAAAAGTTGTTGTGTTTTATTATGCagatataattaaaaatacatcAATCGTCATTAAAATGAAGGATTGTTGATATTATAAAAAATCATTATAATGaatgaaatataatttaatttattttgatacAGAAATAACTGTGTCTTTACCCATGTAAAAAACTTGCTAGTTAATTAACAAACGCTGTTCCTCCATATGACCACAAGGCGGCAGTAATTCCAGAACCGGTTTATGGAGAGTCTACCCACTTTTTAATTCACCCGTAAGCGCCCTCTTGTGGTCAAACAAAGCCATAAAAGAGTTAGTGGGTATTCTCGCTATTAAATTTTCTGTGGTAATGCCCTGCTCTCTAAGCgggtaatagatagatagatagatagatagatagatagatagatagatagatagatagatagatagatagatagatagatagatagatttaaatGACTTTTCCTCTGTCACTACAAACTGCTTCATACTATTCTCCAGCAGAGGACGCTAAAagattaaaaagtatatatagtCTATGGCAAAAATCCCCCTTTTAAAAAGTTGATGTGTTTTATTATGCagatataattaaaaatacatcAAGCGTCATTAAAATGAAGGATTGTTGATGTTATAAAAAATCATTATAATGAATGaaattaatataatgtaatttattttgataCATAAACTATTGTGTCATTACCCATGTAAAAAACTTGCTAGTTAATTAACAAACGCTGTTCCTCTATATGACCACAAGGCGGCAGTAATTCCAGAACCGGTTTATGGAGAGTCTACCCACTTTCTAATTCACCCGTAAGCGCCctcttgtggtaaaaaaaaaaaaaagccataaaaTAGTGGGTATTCTCGCTATTAAATTTTCTGTGGTAATGCCCTGCTTTCTACGCgggtaatagatagatagatagatagatagatagatagatagatagatagatagatagatagatagatagatagatagatagatagatagatagatagatttaaatgactttttctcTGTCACTACAAACTGCTTCACACTCTTCTCCAGCAAAGGGCGCTAAAAGATTAAAAACCATATACAGTCTATGGCAAAAATAACCCTTTTAAAAAGTTGATGTGTTTTATTATGCagatataattaaaaatacatcAAGCGTCATTAAAATGAAGGATTGTTGATATTATAAAAAATCATTATAATGAatgaaattaatataatttaatttatattgatTTACCCATGTAAAAAACTTGCTAGTTAATTAACAAACGCTGTTCCTCTATATGACCACAAGGCGGCAGTAATACCAGAACCGGTTTATGGAGAGTCTACCCACTTTTTAATTCAACCGTAAGCGCCCTCCTGTGGCCAAACAAAGCCATAAAAGAGTCAGTGGGTATTCTCGCAATAAAATGTTCTGTGGTAATGCCCTGCACTCTAAGCGggtaattagatagatagatagatagatagatagatagatagatagatagatagatagatagatagatagatagatagatagatagatagatagatagatagatagatagatagagtttattttaatacataaactATTGTGTCTTTACAGATGTAAAAATCTTGCTAGTTAATTAACAAACGCTGTTCCTACCCAAACGCTGAGTCTACCCACTTTTTAATTCACCCGTAAGCGCCCTCTTGTGGTCAAACAAAGCCATAAAAGAGTTAGTGGGTATTCTCGCTATTAAATTTTCTGTGGTAATGCCCTGCTCTCTAAGCgggtaatagatagatagatagatagatagatagatagatagatagatagatagatagatagatagatagatagatagatagatagatagatagatagatagatagatagatagatagagtttattttaatacataaactATTGTGTCTTTACAGATGTAAAAATCTTGCTAGTTAATTAACAAACGCTGTTCCTACCCAAACGCTGAGTCTACCCACTTTTTAATTCACCCGTAAGCGCCCTCTTGTGGTCAAACAAAGCCATAAAAGAGTTAGTGGGTATTCTCGCTATTAAATTTTCTGTGGTAATGCCCTGCTCTCTAAGCgggtaatagatagatagatagatagatagatagatagatagatagatagatagatagatagatagatagatagatagatagatatatttaaatgactttttctcTGTCACTATAAACTGCTTCACACTCTTCTCCAGCAGAGGGCGCTAAAAGATTAAAAACCATATACAGTCTATGGCAAAAATCCCCCTTTTAAAAAGTTGATGTGTTTTATTATGCagatataattaaaaatacatcAAGCGTCATTAAAATGAAAGATTGttgatattataaaaaataattataatgaatgaaattaatataatgtaatttattttgattCCAAAACTATTATAAAAATCTTGCTTATTAATTAACAAACGCTGTTCCTCCATATGACCACAAGGCGGCAATAATTCCAGAAACGGTTTATGGAGAGCCTACCTACTTTCTATTTTACTCGTGAGCGCCCTCTTGTGGTCaaataaaaccagaaaaatattAAGTCGGTATTCTCGCTATTAGACATTCTGTGGTAATTCCATGCACTTCCTATATCCCCAATTATAtcagaaaattataaataaaataataataatctcataAGCCAGTTAACACACAGAAGCAGTAATGCTATagcattttaatacataaaatatctttattaaagaaaaactgGAATATAAAggcctgttttatttatttatttaacaaaatacatgacttaacaataataataataataataataataataataataataataataataatagtaataataataataataataagatttcttttagcatttctgcttgttttgctgggtggtgttggtttaagctagctggctggactgtggttaggttagcgtagcttgcttaagctcagcattagcttagcgtagcttagcctagcctggctagctagcgttctggctgtcagacggcagtaaccgagcgattttctttccctttttccacAAAGACGAGTCAGCACTGagggctgcgggcgagcgtgccgcggctgagcactagcctgtgctaagctaacgctgctgcgggtgtcctgtgtgtatacgccgttactcggcaacgtgtcggcggagtgatacaagtttagtgtgagaaggctgtgatgttatcacatatatcagcacggctagaacacttctcaaccaatcagattgtgaggtcggaactaactattGTATAATCGGTGGTAATTCCACGCACTTCTTATTTAATCagttattttagaaaaatactgCTGAGCGCTAGAGGAGCCTGCGAGTTAGTCTAAAATGAATGGAGCTAATTGGATTAAACCACAAATTAAAACTGGTAACTGATCGCTTGGTGTGGGTATTCCTTGAATTTTGGAAAATTATTATGTATTTAGTGTAgtatagtttacttgtttaaagaacaatttgatcTGATTTTCAAtatttgtgactctcagattaggtgaagtttgcattcatgttaaataaaaaagttacatccactgttttgaacgctgtttaccgctaaacagaagtgttctaggaacaggtacgtcacttcctacgctcatgaatattcctctgaaacggttTATATAAAATCACTATTACTATGTATTAACTGGGTGATGAGTTGATGCTGCAATCACAGCCAGAGTGAGTTCAAAAGGTGTATAACCagattttaaaaacaatttataaactgtgattttgcTGAATTGCTCCGTGTGAACATATTAATTTTGGAATCACTCGGAAGCGCCTACACACTGTTCTCAAGCAGAGGGCTGCATAATACAGTTTATTTCGATTGCAGCTATAATTTAAAACCCTAGTGCTTTTTACTTAACGATGTTTGTCCTTTTGACCACAAGGCAAATTACCACAGTAATGCCCTGCTCTCTACGATGTCCAAGAAATGACACAAGGCGCCGGGAGGAGGAAAACGCTCTATTATATCAGCACAAATTTAAATTACCTAATTATTCATTTCAAATGTCATACATACATGTTTGTACAAAATACAGAATTGTGTACATACAGGTCTGTTGTGGTTGAGGTATTTTAGTTTCTTTCTAAATGGCGCCTTCTTGAGGGCAAAATGTAGAATAGCTATTGAGTAGCATAGAAAATGCATAAAGAACCAACAATTACACAGTGTTTATAAATAGTAATGACAAACTTAATACGTCTACAGTaccaaataatacattttaatatttaagaaaAGAATCCATGACATTTTTGAGAGACTCAGCTTTCAGCTCAGCATTCCAGCACACAAGTTTAGTTTACAACAACTCGTgctaatgtaatgtttttaagaAATACTGGACTCTGGACAACATAATTAGGTAGAATGCAGGAGAacaaacttatttaaaaaaaaagtccagagtttgttagcaacattagcctagcatcttaGTGAAGAAACACACATTATATAGCAAACTGACTGATCATGTTAAATAGACTTCTTACTAAACTCTTGCTTTAAGCTCAAACACTAAAGACAAATGACATGACGTCTTACTTTAGACAGATGCagtattattataatgttagtaTTATTTCTTACACATTTAGCTGCACCTCAAGCACGAAGACTCTACTATTCTTCATCTggtctttcttcctcctcctcctgatcTGAGCTGGAGTTAAAGTCTTTCCGTTGATCAGAAATCACAGCTGATGTCACAGCAACAACTCCTCTGTTTTCCCAGTTATTAAAATCACAGTGTCTGCTGCAGTGAAGGTCATAGCTGGGGTCGTACACCTCCTCTTTAACCTTTAGAAGAGGCTCACCTATTTCTTCTCTTCCGCTTTGTCCCTCACTCCTCATCCTCTTTTTCATCACCCCTTTGGTCTTCTCTGAGGCTGCTTTCTCCTTCATGTTGACAATGTTGAAGCAGGATGAGGTTCTGTGGGTTTTTTGAATAGTATTTTTACACACTTTATTATTGTCCATCACAGAAACCTCATGATTATCTCCTGCATGGGTCGGCATTCTGCTGCCTCTGAATATGTAGTCGTTGTGACTGTTGATATGGAATTTGTTGATATTGAATTCACTGGAAGGTTGTATTGAAGTCTGTGAGGACTGTTGCGTGGTCATTTGACCATTAATGTGGTAAGCATCTATCATACTGCCTTCATCACTGTCATCACTGTGATAATaattatcatcatcaccattattaCCATTGTCTAGGTATTTCTGGTGATCCTGCTCATTGAACATCTCCCTTTTAATCTTTACTGGCATGCTGGACTTGCGTGGTTTCTTCTTTGGCACTGTGTGGACCATGCTAAGCAGCTTGTTTGGATTGCCTGAACGTTGAACCACAGCTGTATTATTACCCTCGCAAATGgacatatgtttttgttttagagTCTGATCAATCACTGATGTTCTGTTGTTGGTCTTGGCATCACCAGAGCAATTTAATATGGATGAACGTCTAGAAGATAGCATGGTGCTGTAGAATGGGGGAACTGGCTGGACTGCCTTCATGGAGGGGAACATGAGTGGTGTGTGTGATGTCTCCAGAATGGACGATGATAATGAAGGGATACAGGGAGGAGCCACATCCGGAGGAGGTTTGATTCTGCTGGGCAGAACTGCGGCACAGGGCTGGGCTGAGGGCAGCTGGTGCTGAGGTGAGTGTGTGTTGCGCAGTGCCGGAGTGTGTAGCCGTGGGTTAGGGTTGGCACTGTGTCTGTTGCGGCTGCGGAGGGAGCTGAACACCATGTTGCAGCCTTCGATGGTGCAGCGGTGTTTGATCTTCAGGTGGACGGCGTTGTAGTGAATCTTTAGGGTTCCCTTGTCATAAAATGTTTTCCCACAGGCGCTGCAGCTTACACGCCCTTTACGCACCATTAATCCAAGGCCACGGTCTCTAACGCTCGAGGAAGAGCAAGAGAAGGAACCTGGACGCTCACCTTTCACGAACACAGCCCGAGGGTCAGTGACTGTAATGCTTGGCAGTTTGTTTGAAGGTTTTCCTAGCAATGAAACACTGTTGTCAAGTTTACAGTCAAGTTGCAGACCTCGGTTTATCTTCTCATCTGCATCACTTGTGGCTGTCATGGCTGTTTTGCTTCCTCTAAGAGGTTCTATACTATCTGTTCCATGGCCCTGTCCAGTTTGCTGTAGTCTGCAGGCCACAGCAGAGACCTCCTGTAGAATTGCGGATGAAGAGATTAGCGGAGATGATGTGGATTGACTTTGGTACTGAAATGGTTGCAGGAATGCCAGGTTACCCCCTGGAAGGTTTTCAAAATGGTGCAAGCTAGGTGGTGTTTGATCTCCAGCTGTGTCTCTCTGAAGGCCTAGGTGGTGGCTACTGCTCTCAATAAACAAACGGATGTCTGAATCACTTTTAGTTGTCTTGGAGTTTGTTGCCAGACGATCTTGATGTTCCTGGACAGCCATAAGTTCCACAATGGATTTAGTCTCACCAAATCGTAAGAACTGCTGTTGGGTCACAACCTCATCCTCCGGCGTCATGATCACCCAGCGATCCAGAACCTTTCCCATGGAGTCctacaccaaaacacacacaagcatggaaagagcagaaaatgtgaaaatatcaTGAGTCAAAAAAGTTGAATATTGTTAGAGGTGTTCCACAGGGctctatatgtgtgtatatgtgtgaagcCTAGTGGTGTAATTCTTGGGGtggcattttaaaatgaaaatgtattgatTCTAAATGTTTCATTAACTTATTGCTTGATTTGTATTTAGGTGTAATAGAGTTGTTCTGTACTTATTCCTTCCCCTCATAAGGTTTTGGATCATCTCCTCGCTGGTCTGAATAGGAGTGGGAATTTCTAATGAGAATTGGCTCAGTAAGCTCTCTCAGACTTCATATTCTACAGGTTTTTGCTCCCAGCAAACACATATCCCACTACCTGGCTTGTTTCTGCCTGACAGTGTAGGAGCTGAGTATTTGGTGAGGTTGGAAAGAAAATACAAGGACATGGAGACCACAATGGAGAGCCTGAGGCCAGCATCCACAGAATAAGGGAGAGAAGGAGAACTGATCCTGGACCAGTATCTGAGGTGGACTGCGAAAACGTTGGTCCAGATTTCCTAAACACAATGATAATTAACTACTTCAATAACGTGGTTTAATAGTAATAGGACCTAATCAGTTACTTATACAATTATTTTATATCAGCAGTTCCTGATCCTGTTGTCATGAACATTTCCACTTCAATTTTTAAAtattccattaaatatttaaaataatactgaACTTTAAGGCAAAGGCAAAGACACAAAGCTGCTAGTTAGATCACAATCcttgtatttaaatattaatattagagtTCTCTTTGTCTTTAATTCTGTTGATTAATTAGATTAATGAAGGAGAAGTGCTGGTGGACACACTGCTAGTCTGTTTCTTTAGAGCAGTCAAATAAGATCATCAGCTCAATctgattttagattaaaaaaaaaaaacaatccaatccaatccaagtTTTAACAAATGGGTATTGTTAAAACTGTGTACAAACATATGATATTGATACTTAGGGTTGCCAAGGAAATCCAAATTAACTGAATTGAATCTGACCCATTTTAAACTGGTATTTTCTCATATATGCTCAAATAACCAAAAAAGCCTGCAGACGATCTAAACCTGaaacatgtgtgtatgtgtgtatgagctGTGAAATGCTTAGATAAAGCTTATATGCATATGTGCATTAATGCGATGTTGTGGTGTCTGTCATGCACTGCTCCTTGTGTCAAATGAACCctgaatatgtttattttaaaaacagatgTGCACaactgtgtttatgtgtgtatttgaACTTCTAAAGCACCATATGTCCAAAGGTGTACCAAATATATATGCCCCATGTGaattatatgtgtatattaaTGTCCCATATGCACCATATGGATAcaattattgggacacctgctcatttattgttccttACTAAATCCATTTCCACagatccacagctcaatgctggtctttctaatatttataatatgttattTCAATAATTCTCTATGAGGAGTAAACAAGCTGTTTGTGCATTTGAACATCTCTGAATCTGATGTATAAAATAACTTTTGGACATTTTGATGTACCTGACTTATAGTTACTctacattatttttaaattattttattgttattgataATTACCACCGAACAGTAATGTTAATAATTGACCCTATGGATTACGGTATGTTTAGGACACAGGTTTAGGCTTTGAGAAGTAGTTTAGACGTATATTCTtataaatgtatatgtgtgtgttaataCTTATGGGGAGAATctatgtgtgtatgcatgtaaATACCTGTAGTATATACCCTCTGATGTAGTCACGCAGTGTCCAGCCGAGTGTGTGTAGGATGGTgatgacttgtgtgtgtgtgagaacgcTGAAGAGCCGGTCCAGCAGGATCTTCATACGCACCGGCAGAGCCTGTGTCCCGTATAGCAGCAGAGTGCTGATATCAAACACTACCGAGCACTGCACTATTTCCACCTGCCCCGAACATTGCACGGCACCTGCACTCAGCTTACTCActgctacacactcacacacagacacagacacacacaaagaaaatcaACATCTGTTACTGACAGAAATTTCACCTATATATGACAATCTATCAGAAGTGTTGTACAGTGAGCTGAGACCCCAGATGGTTCTCTCTCTGCCCCTCGTTCTcttaaacacacacctacacctGTGTGCTACACCTTTTCCCACAGTTAAGTCTAATAGCCTGTACACTCAAAACTGACATCCAATGGCCtgtatataataatcataatcaagAATCActcaaatatttaaagaatattgtgatttaaatgtgTTACATTATTTCGCAGCAATACTGGATAcctattattattacatatactgTAGAGACAAGTAGAAAGACCCATGGTTCATATGGAATATATTATGATAACCTATAGATACATACACAATATGTTTTCAAGGTAGTCAAAAGTGTGACGATAAAACCTGAAAGAAACAGATATAAAAACTAaagttttatgtatgtttttaggAATAGCAAGAAACTCCTTTCATTATTACAGGCAGCTTTTATATTGAAAAAGGTGCAGAAATGACCTCCTAATATTTCAGTAAAGGAAAAGTGAAAGCCCAAGCCTATCTACCAGAATCCCTCTGCATGTTCTAGgtcttttaaaaaaatgcattaaattagtaattaaataattttcccAGCACTAAGATAAGATATACATCACACATCCTACACAATGCAATTTTTATATTTAGAACTCACCATGAGCAACCCATCCATGTTTACACCGATCACATGACCTAAGGTTGACTCGTCCAGGCCGGAAACACTCACAAGTGCAGTTAGGCTGTGTACAGCCAATCACCTATGAGAGAAAAAGGAGGATAAAGAGGATGATTactttacaaacacacactccagcacacaTGGAGCTGCTTAATACTTTTAAATAGAACACTTTAATGAAAGAACCATTCCTTAAGTGATTCGGCCACATGAGTGAATGCTTCAAAAGTGTTTTAATTGTCAGCACTTGTGACGTTCCCTACtcaaacacaacaaaaaatggTCTCAGCAGCAGCTGCAGAGCTCCCTCTTTACTGAAGCTTGATAGAGGGACATAACTTGTAATGAGTACTAATTATGaactcacatacatacacacacacacacacacacacacacacgcagccttttagttttatatttatcaTCTAACAGCACAAACCCAGCCagtggtcagtcagtcagtcagtgatatCTGTAAACTCTTGGTGAAGGTGTGAGTTCTCCTTACCTCGTCCACGTCCTCTCTGATCACATGCTGCGATTCACTCTTCAGCTCCGGCTGCAGGTTCAGCAGGACGACAGAATAGAACAgtgtaattaaccatttaaacTTCAACTGTTTTATCATTTATCCTATAACATAAAGCAGGAAAGCACAGGACAG
The Astyanax mexicanus isolate ESR-SI-001 chromosome 13, AstMex3_surface, whole genome shotgun sequence DNA segment above includes these coding regions:
- the LOC103021462 gene encoding zinc finger protein basonuclin-2; protein product: MLFGTRDPDPGRDVATWTHTTHSLSHEPELKSESQHVIREDVDEVIGCTQPNCTCECFRPGRVNLRSCDRCKHGWVAHAVSKLSAGAVQCSGQVEIVQCSVVFDISTLLLYGTQALPVRMKILLDRLFSVLTHTQVITILHTLGWTLRDYIRGYILQDSMGKVLDRWVIMTPEDEVVTQQQFLRFGETKSIVELMAVQEHQDRLATNSKTTKSDSDIRLFIESSSHHLGLQRDTAGDQTPPSLHHFENLPGGNLAFLQPFQYQSQSTSSPLISSSAILQEVSAVACRLQQTGQGHGTDSIEPLRGSKTAMTATSDADEKINRGLQLDCKLDNSVSLLGKPSNKLPSITVTDPRAVFVKGERPGSFSCSSSSVRDRGLGLMVRKGRVSCSACGKTFYDKGTLKIHYNAVHLKIKHRCTIEGCNMVFSSLRSRNRHSANPNPRLHTPALRNTHSPQHQLPSAQPCAAVLPSRIKPPPDVAPPCIPSLSSSILETSHTPLMFPSMKAVQPVPPFYSTMLSSRRSSILNCSGDAKTNNRTSVIDQTLKQKHMSICEGNNTAVVQRSGNPNKLLSMVHTVPKKKPRKSSMPVKIKREMFNEQDHQKYLDNGNNGDDDNYYHSDDSDEGSMIDAYHINGQMTTQQSSQTSIQPSSEFNINKFHINSHNDYIFRGSRMPTHAGDNHEVSVMDNNKVCKNTIQKTHRTSSCFNIVNMKEKAASEKTKGVMKKRMRSEGQSGREEIGEPLLKVKEEVYDPSYDLHCSRHCDFNNWENRGVVAVTSAVISDQRKDFNSSSDQEEEEERPDEE